A single region of the Candidatus Poribacteria bacterium genome encodes:
- the larB gene encoding nickel pincer cofactor biosynthesis protein LarB, with the protein MEIEKLRILLEQVKGGEIAVDDALQSLRTLPFEDLGFSKIDHHRQLRTGFPEVIFCQGKTVEHVQQISERILAAGHPLLATRATPDMYKAVKEVQPRARYNELGRTISVSQSEEDTGTPGILVVSAGTSDLPVAEEAAETALMMGNLPERLYDVGVAGLHRLMSNHEKLLNARVIIVVAGMEGALPSVVGGLVDCPVIAVPTSIGYGASFGGLAALLGMLNSCASGVTVVNIDNGFGAGYSASLINRLRE; encoded by the coding sequence ATGGAAATTGAAAAGCTGAGAATCCTGCTTGAACAGGTTAAAGGCGGAGAGATTGCAGTGGATGATGCCCTGCAATCCCTCCGCACACTTCCTTTTGAAGATTTAGGATTTTCAAAAATCGATCATCACCGTCAGCTCCGCACTGGATTTCCGGAAGTCATATTCTGCCAAGGGAAAACAGTAGAACATGTCCAGCAGATTAGTGAACGTATCCTCGCAGCAGGACATCCCCTCCTTGCAACACGCGCCACACCTGATATGTATAAAGCCGTGAAAGAGGTTCAACCCAGGGCACGCTATAATGAACTTGGACGAACGATCAGCGTTTCGCAATCCGAGGAAGATACAGGCACGCCGGGTATACTTGTTGTTTCTGCGGGCACCTCCGATTTACCAGTCGCCGAGGAAGCCGCCGAAACCGCATTGATGATGGGAAACCTACCCGAACGCCTTTACGATGTGGGTGTGGCAGGATTACACCGACTCATGAGCAATCACGAGAAACTCCTGAACGCCCGGGTTATTATCGTCGTTGCGGGCATGGAGGGTGCACTTCCAAGCGTTGTTGGTGGATTGGTGGATTGCCCAGTTATTGCAGTCCCGACGAGTATCGGCTACGGTGCCAGTTTCGGAGGACTCGCTGCCCTATTAGGGATGCTAAACAGTTGTGCGTCCGGTGTCACCGTTGTAAATATCGATAACGGTTTCGGGGCAGGCTATAGCGCGTCGCTTATCAACCGACTCCGTGAATAA
- a CDS encoding ABC transporter permease: MQQRTPIEEQIDLPFIESLRISFQSLKIRFGRSIITTAGITLGIAFLVSVWTNNEIGLALQESGRQSAINTFEETTEKGISTKDIWLIVMSLIVCVVGIANSMLMAVTERFREIGTMKCLGALDGFVVRLFLLESGFQGFSGALIGALIGTLGAVLLGLKDYGLDLFFYFPLLPAQPEDGTMRLGVIVVILLGCILGMILAVIGSSFPAWRAAKLPPAEAMRTEV, from the coding sequence TTGCAGCAAAGAACACCAATTGAAGAACAGATCGATCTCCCTTTTATAGAATCTTTACGCATTAGTTTTCAGAGCTTGAAAATCCGCTTTGGGCGCTCAATCATCACAACTGCGGGCATCACACTTGGTATCGCGTTTCTCGTGTCGGTGTGGACAAATAACGAAATCGGTCTCGCACTACAGGAGAGCGGACGACAATCGGCAATTAACACATTTGAAGAGACAACGGAAAAAGGGATCTCCACAAAAGATATTTGGTTGATTGTAATGTCGCTGATTGTTTGTGTCGTCGGTATTGCGAATTCAATGCTGATGGCGGTAACAGAACGCTTTCGAGAGATCGGGACGATGAAATGCCTCGGGGCGTTGGACGGATTCGTGGTTCGGTTGTTCCTACTTGAATCGGGATTTCAAGGGTTTTCAGGAGCACTCATCGGTGCGCTTATTGGAACACTCGGAGCAGTCCTTTTAGGACTCAAAGACTACGGGTTAGACCTATTCTTCTACTTCCCCCTGTTACCTGCACAGCCTGAAGATGGAACAATGCGACTCGGCGTGATCGTCGTCATTCTGCTCGGATGTATACTCGGTATGATTTTGGCAGTTATCGGTTCATCGTTCCCCGCATGGCGTGCGGCGAAACTCCCACCTGCTGAAGCAATGCGGACTGAGGTATAA
- the alaS gene encoding alanine--tRNA ligase: protein MTSDEIRTSFLEYFRKHGHAIVPSASLIPAGDPTLLFTNAGMNQFKDVFLGIGQREYTRAVDTQKCLRVSGKHNDLEEVGYSPSHHTFFEMLGNWSFGDYYKQEAIAFAWELVIELWQIPKERLWATVYLEDDEAEKLWLQETDLPLSRIRRCDKDNFWEMGETGPCGPCSELFVDMGVEAYPETANDPDAGPNTSDRFREFWNLVFIQYNRNDNGTLEPLPATHVDTGMGFERITSILQGVDTNYKTDLFTPLLATIADMTDTAYFDDERGLPHRVIADHIRCLTFAIGDGVMPSNEGRGYVIRRILRRAVLYGKKLEMDEAFIYRLVDNVIELLGDVFPDVLPRREFITRTIQGEEHRFHQTIERGLELLDQSFDTLKAQNGTQIEGKRVFELYDTFGFPLDLTQMLARERGFTVDEVGFEQSMEAQRSRGRAAWEARGGVKDEEISVYADVLKEHGETEFVGYTENSIDAEVVALIADAESVASAQQGDEVFVLLNRTPFYGESGGQVGDVGTIENGNVRLAVADTLKPSADLVVHKCKVLEGEITPYTTVEAEIDIERRNAVAVSHTATHLLHSGLREVLGTHVAQAGSLVEAGRLRFDFSHYESVSPEELRDIEEFVNAKIRENDALSISEMPLDAAKSKGALAFFGDKYGDVVRVVQAGSYSVELCGGTHVDATGELGFVKLMSESSIAAGVRRVEALTGTSAVTTVQEDTALLANIANLLKTSKTALPERIERLLQEQRDLEQQLQHLKSQHALANASTLVEGATLVEDVRVVASLVTGADRNGLRQLVDELKTRLASGVVALAAVSGNEVAFVVGVTSDLVKNRDLHAGKIVSELTQLADGRGGGRPELAQGGGKNPSKVDAALAKTSEIVGEQLNA, encoded by the coding sequence ATGACATCAGATGAAATCAGAACCAGTTTCTTAGAATACTTCCGCAAACACGGGCATGCTATCGTACCGAGTGCGTCCTTGATACCTGCCGGTGACCCGACGCTGTTGTTCACTAACGCCGGTATGAACCAATTCAAAGATGTGTTTCTCGGTATCGGACAGCGGGAGTACACGCGCGCCGTTGACACGCAAAAATGTTTACGGGTTAGTGGTAAGCACAACGATCTCGAAGAGGTCGGTTACTCACCAAGCCACCATACCTTCTTTGAGATGCTCGGAAACTGGTCGTTCGGCGATTACTACAAACAGGAAGCCATCGCGTTTGCATGGGAACTGGTGATCGAACTTTGGCAGATCCCGAAGGAACGTCTCTGGGCGACAGTCTATCTCGAAGATGACGAAGCCGAAAAACTCTGGCTCCAAGAGACAGATCTCCCACTCTCACGCATCCGTCGTTGCGATAAGGATAACTTCTGGGAAATGGGTGAGACAGGTCCCTGTGGTCCCTGCAGCGAACTCTTTGTTGACATGGGCGTAGAAGCTTATCCTGAAACCGCAAACGACCCAGATGCGGGTCCCAATACAAGCGATCGCTTCAGAGAATTCTGGAATCTGGTGTTCATTCAATACAACCGAAACGACAATGGAACGCTTGAACCTCTACCAGCAACACATGTAGATACAGGCATGGGATTCGAGCGGATTACCTCCATCTTGCAAGGCGTTGACACAAACTACAAAACGGATCTGTTTACACCTCTTTTAGCGACAATTGCGGATATGACAGACACCGCCTATTTCGATGATGAACGTGGACTCCCGCACCGAGTCATCGCTGACCATATCCGGTGTTTGACCTTTGCGATCGGCGACGGTGTAATGCCCTCCAACGAAGGGCGCGGTTATGTCATTCGTCGAATCTTGCGACGGGCTGTGCTTTACGGCAAGAAATTAGAGATGGATGAAGCGTTCATCTATCGGTTGGTTGATAATGTCATCGAATTGCTCGGGGATGTCTTTCCTGATGTGCTGCCGCGCCGTGAGTTTATCACGCGCACGATTCAGGGTGAAGAGCACCGCTTCCATCAAACCATCGAACGCGGTTTAGAACTCCTCGATCAATCATTTGACACGCTCAAGGCGCAGAACGGCACACAAATTGAGGGCAAGCGTGTATTTGAGTTGTATGACACTTTCGGTTTTCCGCTTGATTTGACGCAGATGCTCGCACGTGAACGTGGATTCACGGTTGACGAGGTCGGCTTTGAACAGAGTATGGAGGCGCAACGTTCGCGTGGACGGGCGGCATGGGAAGCAAGAGGCGGTGTTAAAGACGAAGAGATCTCTGTTTACGCCGATGTTCTTAAAGAGCACGGCGAAACGGAATTCGTCGGCTACACGGAAAACAGTATTGATGCAGAAGTCGTCGCTTTAATCGCTGACGCGGAATCGGTAGCCAGTGCCCAACAGGGAGATGAGGTGTTTGTCCTCCTGAATCGAACGCCTTTTTACGGTGAATCGGGCGGACAAGTTGGCGATGTCGGCACAATTGAGAATGGCAATGTTAGATTGGCTGTAGCAGATACACTCAAACCCTCTGCGGACTTAGTTGTTCATAAGTGTAAGGTCCTTGAGGGTGAAATCACACCATACACCACGGTGGAAGCAGAAATAGATATCGAACGCCGAAACGCTGTGGCTGTGAGCCATACAGCAACACACCTTCTACATAGTGGATTGCGGGAAGTACTCGGCACACATGTCGCGCAGGCCGGTTCACTCGTCGAAGCGGGTAGATTGCGGTTTGACTTCTCACACTACGAATCTGTCTCACCAGAAGAATTGCGAGATATTGAGGAATTCGTCAACGCGAAAATTCGGGAAAACGACGCGTTGTCCATCAGCGAAATGCCGTTAGATGCGGCGAAATCGAAAGGGGCTTTAGCTTTCTTCGGTGATAAGTACGGCGACGTTGTGCGGGTTGTGCAAGCCGGCAGTTATAGTGTTGAACTCTGTGGCGGCACTCACGTTGACGCAACGGGTGAACTCGGTTTTGTGAAATTGATGAGCGAAAGTAGCATCGCTGCAGGCGTCCGACGCGTCGAGGCACTGACAGGGACTTCAGCGGTAACAACGGTTCAAGAAGACACAGCACTCCTCGCCAACATAGCGAATTTGCTGAAAACGTCCAAAACGGCTCTACCCGAACGGATCGAACGACTCCTCCAAGAACAACGGGACCTCGAACAGCAACTTCAACACCTAAAAAGCCAGCACGCGCTCGCCAACGCCAGCACCTTGGTTGAAGGTGCAACACTTGTCGAAGACGTGCGGGTTGTTGCCTCGCTCGTAACAGGTGCAGATAGGAACGGGTTGCGGCAGCTTGTTGATGAACTCAAAACCCGTTTAGCATCTGGCGTTGTTGCTCTTGCGGCTGTGTCAGGCAACGAAGTCGCTTTTGTGGTGGGTGTAACGTCAGACTTGGTGAAAAATCGAGACTTGCATGCGGGCAAAATCGTTTCTGAACTCACCCAACTGGCAGACGGTCGCGGTGGGGGACGTCCGGAACTCGCACAAGGTGGCGGCAAAAACCCCAGCAAAGTGGATGCGGCACTTGCGAAAACCAGCGAAATCGTTGGGGAACAACTCAACGCTTAA
- a CDS encoding TIM barrel protein, with amino-acid sequence MKIANAPCSWGVLEFELDGEAPGYAQVLDEMHEIGYLGTELGDWGFMPTNGEHLRAELKKRELTLLGAFVGVALADEETHADGRESALLHACLLTDTSGKTPFIVLSDDNATTELRTRYAGRVRPEHGLTPAQWDTFVQGVHRIAESVRRELGLRTVFHPHCAGYIETAAEVDMLMERTDPDLIGLCFDTGHYRFGGGDPIEAYTRHAERVWHVHFKDCHPDIAARSRKEEWDYFESVGNGVFCELGEGDVDFPAFLGELRKRNYDGWIVVEQDVLPGMGSPYESAERNLRYLNSIL; translated from the coding sequence ATGAAAATTGCAAATGCCCCGTGTTCATGGGGTGTACTTGAGTTTGAATTAGACGGCGAAGCCCCCGGTTACGCGCAAGTATTGGACGAGATGCACGAAATCGGTTACCTCGGCACCGAGTTGGGCGATTGGGGATTCATGCCGACAAATGGAGAACATCTTCGTGCCGAACTTAAAAAACGTGAACTAACGCTGTTAGGTGCATTCGTAGGCGTCGCGCTTGCCGATGAAGAGACGCACGCAGATGGCAGGGAATCAGCACTACTTCACGCCTGTTTGTTAACGGACACCAGTGGAAAAACGCCATTTATCGTGCTGTCAGATGACAACGCCACCACGGAACTGCGTACGCGCTATGCCGGGCGTGTCCGTCCTGAGCACGGATTGACACCAGCGCAGTGGGATACTTTTGTCCAGGGCGTGCACCGTATCGCTGAATCTGTCCGACGGGAGTTAGGACTCCGCACGGTTTTCCATCCACACTGTGCGGGATATATAGAGACGGCGGCGGAAGTTGATATGTTAATGGAACGCACCGATCCGGACCTCATCGGATTGTGTTTCGATACAGGGCATTACCGATTCGGTGGCGGTGATCCAATTGAAGCGTATACCCGCCATGCCGAGCGAGTCTGGCACGTCCATTTCAAGGATTGCCATCCCGATATCGCTGCTCGTTCTCGTAAGGAGGAGTGGGATTATTTCGAGTCTGTTGGGAATGGCGTTTTTTGCGAACTCGGCGAGGGAGACGTTGATTTCCCAGCATTCCTTGGAGAGTTGCGAAAGCGGAACTACGATGGCTGGATCGTCGTGGAGCAGGATGTCTTGCCCGGGATGGGAAGTCCTTACGAAAGTGCAGAACGGAATCTGCGATATCTGAATTCAATTCTGTAG
- a CDS encoding ThuA domain-containing protein, with protein sequence MAKINTLVFAGGAIHDWKGCSDEIVKVLSQRDEFEITRVEEDLDALVSPNLDPYDLVVFYYTIGEISDAQKNGLLNHVASGKGYVGVHSAADSFRECPEYRSMVGGYFVTHPRYRDYQVSIVDSEHEITEGLDEFVVTDEQYILDYDPRNHILASALWQGAAAPVAWTKNWGEGKVFYLALGHDAAACQHEMFGTLLERGALWAGSNGDE encoded by the coding sequence ATGGCAAAAATTAACACACTCGTCTTTGCAGGCGGCGCAATACATGACTGGAAAGGCTGTAGTGATGAAATCGTGAAAGTGCTCTCACAGCGCGATGAATTTGAGATTACCCGAGTCGAGGAAGACTTGGATGCTCTCGTTTCACCGAATTTAGATCCTTATGATCTCGTTGTTTTCTATTACACAATTGGCGAGATTTCGGACGCACAGAAGAACGGGTTGCTCAACCACGTCGCTTCAGGTAAAGGATATGTCGGTGTACACTCGGCGGCAGATTCGTTTCGCGAGTGTCCAGAGTACCGCTCAATGGTAGGCGGTTATTTCGTTACACATCCGCGTTACCGTGACTACCAAGTCAGCATCGTTGACAGCGAACACGAGATCACAGAAGGACTTGACGAGTTCGTCGTGACGGATGAACAATATATCCTCGATTACGATCCTCGGAACCATATACTTGCGTCAGCGTTATGGCAAGGTGCCGCGGCACCCGTGGCATGGACAAAGAACTGGGGCGAAGGCAAAGTTTTCTACCTCGCGCTCGGTCATGATGCAGCGGCGTGTCAGCACGAGATGTTTGGAACGCTCTTGGAACGGGGTGCGCTCTGGGCAGGCAGCAACGGCGACGAGTAA
- a CDS encoding ABC transporter ATP-binding protein yields MADIVVKTEDVVKEYRMGSNILRALDGINIEIERGEYISLMGPSGSGKSTLFNMIGALDRPTEGQVYIDGQNMSQLSQRQIAAFRCHRVGYIFQSYNLLHVRSAHGNVTLPMIFAGIPEKQRNEKAEQLLDMVGLGDRMYHLPDELSGGQRQRVAIARALANDPSIVLADEPTANLDTITGREIIDLIKRLNDEQGVTVISATHDLKMLDVSDRIVDIRDGLVERIRNRDEIDIEVGEVGGEGH; encoded by the coding sequence ATGGCTGATATCGTTGTGAAAACTGAAGATGTTGTCAAAGAATATCGCATGGGTTCAAACATTCTTCGTGCTTTGGACGGCATCAATATTGAGATTGAACGCGGCGAGTATATTTCGTTAATGGGTCCCTCGGGTTCGGGCAAATCCACGCTCTTTAACATGATCGGTGCCCTTGACCGTCCGACAGAAGGTCAAGTTTATATTGACGGACAAAATATGTCTCAGCTCTCGCAAAGGCAGATTGCGGCGTTTCGGTGCCACCGCGTGGGCTATATTTTTCAGAGTTATAACCTGCTGCACGTGCGGAGCGCACATGGAAATGTAACGCTACCGATGATTTTTGCGGGGATACCTGAAAAACAACGCAATGAAAAAGCGGAACAGCTGCTGGATATGGTCGGATTGGGGGATAGGATGTACCATCTCCCCGACGAACTTTCGGGCGGACAGCGTCAACGCGTCGCTATCGCCAGAGCACTTGCGAACGATCCGAGTATCGTCCTCGCTGACGAACCGACAGCAAACCTTGACACAATCACGGGACGCGAGATTATTGACCTCATTAAACGCTTGAATGACGAACAGGGCGTTACTGTTATCTCGGCAACACACGACCTGAAGATGCTTGATGTCTCTGACCGGATTGTGGACATCCGAGACGGACTCGTGGAACGTATCAGAAACCGAGACGAGATTGACATCGAGGTCGGCGAAGTCGGCGGTGAGGGCCATTAA
- the iolG gene encoding inositol 2-dehydrogenase has protein sequence MNKSSKIGVGVIGAGRIGALHIEHLAQNIPEAELIAICSLDATAVESLAKQFNIPKTTDDYTALLTNPQIDAVLVASATNTHVEMSQAAARAGKHVFCEKPISLDLEQIDETLAIVEKTGVKFQVGFNRRFDASFARIREAVASGEIGEPHIMRITSRDPAPPPIEYVKVSGGIFLDMTIHDFDMARYLIGDEVVEVYAVGDVRVDPQIGEAGDIDTTVITLRFQNGVIATIDNSREAVYGYDQRVEVFGSKGMVTAANPLTDTVTFSGSEGTRAASPPYFFVERYKSAFLAELQAFFTCIQEDTLPPVTGADGRAPVVMAFAALKSLRENRPVRLSEI, from the coding sequence ATGAACAAATCCTCAAAAATCGGTGTTGGCGTTATCGGCGCAGGACGTATCGGTGCACTGCACATTGAACACCTTGCCCAGAACATACCTGAAGCCGAACTGATCGCGATTTGTAGTTTGGACGCCACCGCTGTTGAATCCCTCGCTAAACAGTTTAATATCCCAAAGACAACTGACGATTATACCGCGCTTTTAACTAATCCGCAGATTGATGCTGTGTTAGTGGCATCTGCTACCAATACACATGTCGAGATGAGCCAAGCTGCGGCGAGGGCGGGGAAACACGTCTTTTGTGAAAAACCGATCTCCTTGGATTTGGAACAGATCGATGAAACTTTGGCGATTGTCGAGAAAACAGGCGTTAAATTTCAGGTAGGGTTCAACCGTCGCTTTGACGCGAGTTTCGCGCGCATCCGTGAAGCGGTTGCCTCCGGGGAGATTGGCGAACCACACATCATGCGGATCACGAGCCGGGATCCAGCACCACCACCGATTGAATACGTCAAGGTCTCTGGCGGGATTTTTCTTGACATGACGATCCACGATTTTGATATGGCGCGCTATCTCATCGGAGACGAGGTTGTTGAAGTTTATGCAGTAGGAGATGTGCGCGTGGATCCACAGATCGGTGAGGCGGGTGACATCGACACAACGGTGATCACATTACGATTCCAAAACGGAGTTATCGCAACTATTGATAACAGCAGAGAGGCTGTCTACGGTTACGACCAGCGGGTTGAGGTTTTCGGTTCAAAAGGGATGGTTACGGCGGCGAATCCACTGACGGATACTGTTACTTTTAGCGGTAGTGAAGGGACACGCGCTGCATCGCCTCCGTATTTCTTTGTGGAACGCTATAAGTCGGCATTTCTTGCGGAATTGCAAGCGTTCTTTACGTGTATTCAAGAGGATACACTACCACCCGTTACAGGGGCAGATGGCCGCGCACCTGTCGTGATGGCTTTCGCGGCGTTGAAGTCGCTCCGTGAAAACCGTCCTGTCCGCTTGTCGGAAATTTAA
- a CDS encoding YtxH domain-containing protein, whose amino-acid sequence MCFGDMQVALKYSKFGDLRAAPKQPQCNRKDKKMSNNGQNNGLAMVFAFISGFMAGAVVSLLYAPNSGKETRQKIRDTSIEAKNRTVEFANQASDSARQGVQTIMEQGKESVHHIVDSGKERIQHAGEQVKSAVETGRQVSADVRSKIAGSIPGINDAEATDEEATEEA is encoded by the coding sequence ATGTGTTTTGGAGACATGCAGGTTGCTCTAAAATACTCCAAATTTGGAGATCTGCGAGCTGCACCAAAACAACCTCAATGTAATAGAAAGGACAAAAAAATGAGTAACAATGGACAGAACAACGGGCTCGCAATGGTCTTCGCTTTTATTAGCGGTTTTATGGCAGGTGCGGTTGTCAGCCTGCTCTATGCCCCAAATTCCGGTAAAGAGACCCGACAGAAGATTCGGGACACCTCGATTGAAGCGAAAAACCGGACAGTTGAGTTCGCGAACCAAGCGAGTGATAGCGCGCGGCAAGGCGTTCAGACTATTATGGAACAGGGTAAAGAAAGCGTTCACCACATTGTGGACAGTGGAAAAGAACGCATTCAACACGCCGGCGAACAGGTAAAAAGTGCTGTGGAAACAGGACGTCAAGTCTCCGCAGATGTCCGATCCAAAATCGCTGGATCTATCCCGGGTATCAACGATGCCGAAGCAACCGATGAAGAGGCTACTGAAGAAGCCTAA
- a CDS encoding TonB-dependent receptor, with protein MQKSLYLILIINLSLSLSWIPQAHAEKECTEDVVEVEEVTVTATRAEKEPFKTPNAITVLNLKQLERTNAEHGSNLLRDAVGVIAQETTVGQGSPLLRGLTGYQTLIQVDWVRLNNSTFRSGPNQYTATIGPEMLDRAEVLLGSNSMLYGSGALGGVVSFFTKTVPLNPAQQTWEVHRRLLARYTTATQERLGRLEVTGNKGRFGFIAGGGARFYGDMNPGSGYDLHYKNRKFEIVNEMPSGVKLHTSDEINKLSKDNIPERWLIDTEGPLGWTAYDADAKIAYQLNDTSTLNIAYQMWRQPQTPRYDKIAPQEFDEFFFEPQNRDLIYANYFVTPAAGNIDAFRLTASYHRQKEGRNEVKLDATSRRQRYDTVNTIGLSAQAISSILPRQRLVGGGEFYLDMIQSRTVNTDLKTGKEDINEDLGRFINGSQFWDASLYLQDEITIHERVELTLGGRATFYQTNADLSIRDKSFDEFNAFDSSLTGSAGVVVSLTEHLNFVSSFGTAFRAPSLNDTTAVEVTNEGVTAPSPDLGPETSWTVEGGLKAKHSYFRGDLILFHSKVSGLVARKPVQEAYTGKTLPQLHQDLIKEYEGIDVLVFDNVDEAQFQGIEFAGLVSIDPVWSVYGNAALIRGEVLKIGGKAPDPKKPWEARVRREPPLNGIVGVQWEPLNTQYWATLYVRAAAEQRRMNRSDIRDPRIQGSTRDPAEVEFDANGYAVDAGTPGWWTLNVRGGIKLFDYTHLTLSVENLLDRRYRPHGSGVNAPGFNVSLSLDNRF; from the coding sequence ATGCAAAAATCGCTTTACCTTATTCTTATCATAAACCTAAGTCTATCACTGAGTTGGATTCCCCAAGCACACGCGGAAAAAGAGTGTACCGAAGACGTTGTAGAAGTGGAGGAGGTCACGGTAACAGCAACTCGCGCAGAGAAAGAACCGTTCAAAACACCTAACGCCATCACTGTTCTTAACCTAAAACAATTGGAACGGACCAACGCAGAACATGGATCCAACTTACTTCGTGATGCCGTCGGTGTCATCGCTCAGGAGACAACGGTCGGACAAGGTTCCCCATTACTTCGAGGCTTGACTGGGTACCAGACGTTGATACAGGTCGATTGGGTGCGTCTGAACAATTCAACATTCCGTTCAGGACCGAACCAGTACACGGCAACCATCGGACCAGAGATGTTAGATCGGGCAGAGGTGTTACTCGGTTCAAACTCGATGTTATATGGAAGCGGTGCTTTGGGTGGCGTCGTGAGTTTCTTTACGAAAACGGTTCCCCTCAATCCAGCGCAGCAAACCTGGGAGGTCCATCGACGACTCCTTGCGCGCTACACAACAGCCACACAAGAACGACTGGGGCGGTTGGAGGTAACGGGAAACAAAGGTCGATTCGGATTTATTGCTGGCGGTGGCGCGCGATTCTACGGAGATATGAACCCCGGAAGTGGATACGATCTTCACTACAAAAATCGGAAGTTTGAAATCGTAAACGAAATGCCAAGCGGCGTGAAACTCCACACCTCTGATGAAATCAATAAATTATCAAAAGATAATATCCCTGAGAGATGGCTCATTGACACCGAGGGACCACTCGGCTGGACGGCTTATGATGCCGATGCAAAAATTGCGTATCAACTCAACGATACAAGCACTCTCAACATTGCTTATCAGATGTGGCGGCAGCCGCAAACACCACGCTACGATAAAATCGCACCGCAGGAGTTTGATGAGTTCTTTTTCGAGCCGCAAAACCGTGATCTCATCTACGCCAATTATTTCGTAACCCCAGCAGCGGGAAACATCGACGCGTTCCGTCTGACTGCCTCTTATCACCGCCAAAAAGAGGGACGAAATGAGGTGAAACTCGACGCAACGTCTCGACGGCAACGATATGACACAGTTAACACCATCGGCTTAAGCGCACAAGCCATCAGCTCCATCCTTCCTCGGCAACGCCTGGTCGGCGGTGGTGAATTCTACTTGGATATGATCCAGAGTCGCACTGTCAATACCGATCTTAAGACGGGCAAAGAAGATATTAATGAAGACCTTGGGCGTTTCATCAATGGCTCTCAGTTCTGGGATGCGAGCCTGTATCTTCAAGATGAAATTACAATACACGAGCGTGTGGAGCTCACACTCGGCGGTCGCGCAACCTTTTATCAAACCAACGCTGACCTCTCCATCCGCGATAAGAGTTTCGACGAATTCAATGCATTCGATAGCAGTTTGACGGGGAGTGCCGGAGTGGTGGTCAGTTTGACAGAGCACCTGAATTTCGTAAGTAGCTTTGGAACAGCGTTTCGTGCGCCCTCTCTAAATGATACAACAGCCGTGGAAGTCACCAATGAGGGTGTCACAGCACCGAGTCCCGATCTCGGACCGGAGACTTCGTGGACGGTTGAGGGGGGACTCAAGGCGAAACATTCCTACTTCCGTGGAGACCTCATACTATTCCACAGCAAGGTCAGCGGTTTAGTTGCGCGCAAACCTGTTCAAGAGGCATACACAGGTAAAACGCTCCCTCAACTCCATCAAGATCTTATCAAAGAATACGAAGGGATTGATGTCCTTGTGTTTGACAACGTCGATGAAGCACAGTTTCAGGGGATTGAATTCGCTGGGTTAGTCTCAATTGATCCGGTTTGGTCGGTCTATGGTAACGCCGCATTGATACGTGGGGAAGTCCTCAAGATTGGGGGTAAAGCACCAGATCCGAAGAAGCCGTGGGAAGCACGTGTCCGTAGGGAACCTCCATTGAATGGGATTGTTGGCGTCCAATGGGAACCATTGAATACACAGTATTGGGCAACCCTTTATGTGCGCGCAGCGGCAGAACAGAGACGGATGAACCGAAGCGACATCCGTGACCCACGGATCCAGGGATCCACGCGTGATCCAGCCGAAGTTGAATTTGATGCCAACGGCTATGCAGTAGATGCCGGAACGCCAGGGTGGTGGACGCTCAACGTTCGTGGTGGGATTAAACTCTTCGATTATACACACTTGACCCTCTCCGTCGAAAACCTACTTGATCGACGGTATCGTCCACACGGCTCCGGTGTGAATGCCCCAGGCTTCAACGTGAGTCTGAGTCTGGACAATCGATTTTAA
- the coaD gene encoding pantetheine-phosphate adenylyltransferase, with the protein MLKKIAIFPASFDPVTNGHVDLIDRICNLGIFDELVVAIGVNPAKPARFTLEERIQMLEAVIEPYPHATIEGYTGLTVHYAQARGACSIIRGLREISDFEWEFKMARMNQQIAPDIDTLFMMANTQYAHISSTLVMEVVQMAQRKVSEEKLLEMVPAIVVEFMKKKYDVL; encoded by the coding sequence ATACTTAAAAAGATCGCCATCTTTCCCGCGAGTTTCGACCCCGTCACGAATGGACACGTCGATCTCATTGATCGGATTTGCAACCTCGGTATCTTTGATGAACTGGTTGTTGCGATTGGTGTGAATCCCGCCAAACCGGCGCGTTTTACACTCGAGGAGCGCATCCAAATGCTTGAGGCTGTCATTGAACCGTATCCACACGCCACGATTGAGGGGTATACTGGGTTGACAGTGCATTATGCACAGGCGCGTGGGGCTTGTTCCATTATCCGGGGTTTACGTGAGATTTCCGATTTCGAGTGGGAGTTCAAGATGGCGCGGATGAATCAACAGATCGCCCCGGACATTGATACACTCTTTATGATGGCAAATACACAATACGCACATATCAGTTCAACACTCGTGATGGAAGTCGTGCAGATGGCACAGCGAAAGGTGAGTGAGGAGAAGTTACTGGAAATGGTCCCAGCAATCGTGGTTGAATTTATGAAAAAAAAATATGATGTGCTGTAA